One window of the Psilocybe cubensis strain MGC-MH-2018 chromosome 12, whole genome shotgun sequence genome contains the following:
- a CDS encoding glycogen synthase isoform 1, with protein sequence MSEAKRDVHNPLLFECAWEVANKVGGIYTVIKTKVPVTVSEYGDRYCLIGPLSYKTAPMEVEAEEPTDEHLAATLESMRAQGIKALYGRWLIEGNPHVLLFDTGSAYSRLDEWKGDLWNLAGIPSPPNDHETNETIVFGYLVAWFLGDYVSRQLTTAVIAHFHEWQAGLAIPLCRKRHIDVTTVFTTHATLLGRYLCAGSVDFYNNLQYFDVDHEAGKRGIYHRYCIERSATHCADVFTTVSHITAYESEHLLKRKPDGVLPNGLNVVKFQAIHEFQNLHATSKAKINEFIRGHFYGHYDFNLDNTLYMFTAGRYEYRNKGVDMFIESLARLNFQLQKAGSDVTVVAFIIMPAATHSYTIEALKGQAVTKQLRDTVTEIQNRIGARLFDHAARFHGEEKFMPTPEELLSEEDQVLLKRRIFALKRNSLPPIVTHNMADDANDPILNQIRRVKLFNDSHDRVKIIFHPDFLNSNNPILGLDYEEFVRGCHLGVFPSYYEPWGYTPAECTVMGIPSITTNLSGFGCFMQDLIEHPEDEGCYIIDRRMQSVEDSVNQLTGHMLAFAQKTRRQRINQRNRVERLSPLLDWKNLGIEYSKARQLALRRAYPDAFYSSEVDGEGEEGYADGFGEADYFGGGVERMKPGSMPASPRLRGMATPGDMGTLTEEMQGLNTSDYRGHTWPGTHVDEDDSYPFPLVMKVRSRSGSVMSGASTPGGGAFRSLSEGDLKKADAALSQVNGHTNGHGK encoded by the exons ATGTCCGAAGCAAAGCGCGACGTACACAACCCCCTGCTCTTCGAGTGTGCATGGGAGGTTGCAAACAAGGTCGGCGGCATCTACACTGTTATCAAGACGAAGGTCCCCGTCACCGTCTCAGAGTATGGCGACAGATACTGCCTCATCGGCCCTCTTTCGTACAAAACTGCCCCAATGGAGGTCGAGGCAGAGGAACCCACCGACGAGCACCTCGCAGCTACCCTCGAGTCGATGCGTGCGCAGGGCATCAAGGCCCTGTATGGCCGCTGGCTGATCGAGGGCAACCCCCATGTGCTCCTGTTCGACACCGGCAGCGCCTACTCCCGCCTCGACGAGTGGAAGGGCGACCTTTGGAACCTAGCGGGGATCCCGAGTCCCCCCAACGACCACGAGACGAACGAGACGATTGTTTTTGGTTATCTGGTAGCTTGGTTCCTCGGTGAT taCGTTTCCCGTCAGTTAACTACAGCTGTTATTGCCCACTTCCACGAGTGGCAGGCTGGCCTCGCTATTCCCCTCTGTCGCAAGCGACACATCGACGTCACGACTGTCTTCACTACACATGCTACACTGCTCGGCCGCTATCTCTGCGCAGGCTCCGTCGACTTCTACAACAATCTGCAGTACTTCGACGTCGACCACGAGGCAGGGAAGCGCGGAATTTATCACCGATATTGCATCGAACGCTCCGCGACCCATTGCGCCGATGTTTTCACGACTGTTTCTCATATCACCGCCTACGAAAGCGAACATCTACTAAAGAGGAAACCCGACGGCGTCCTCCCCAATGGGCTCAACGTCGTCAAGTTCCAGGCAATCCACGAGTTCCAAAATTTGCATGCGACGAGCAAAGCCAAGATCAATGAATTTATTAGGGGGCATTTCTATGGACATTACGATTTCAATCTCGACAATACGCTATAT ATGTTTACCGCCGGAAGATACGAATACAGGAACAAAGGAGTGGATATGTTCATTGAGTCTCTTGCTC GCTTGAATTTCCAGCTGCAAAAGGCAGGATCGGATGTCACTGTCGTTGCCTTCATCATTATGCCCGCCGCTACCCACTCATATACCATCGAGGCGCTGAAAGGCCAGGCAGTGACGAAACAGCTCCGCGATACTGTCACTGAAATCCAAAATCGCATCGGCGCTCGACTATTCGACCACGCCGCGCGTTTCCATGG GGAGGAAAAGTTCATGCCTACGCCAGAAGAATTGCTTTCCGAAGAGGACCAGGTACTCCTAAAACGACGCATATTCGCGTTGAAGCGCAACTCACTGCCTCCGATCGTTACTCACAACATGGCCGACGACGCCAACGACCCGATTCTCAACCAAATCCGCCGGGTCAAGCTATTCAACGACAGCCACGACCGCGTCAAAATCATCTTCCACCCCGATTTCCTCAACAGCAACAACCCGATCCTTGGTCTCGATTACGAAGAGTTTGTGCGAGGGTGCCATTTGGGTGTGTTCCCGAGTTACTACGAGCCATGGGGGTACACGCCCGCGGAGTGCACGGTG ATGGGTATCCCGTCAATCACGACGAACCTGTCCGGCTTCGGGTGCTTCATGCAAGACCTGATCGAGCACCCCGAAGATGAAGGATGTTATATTATCGACCGGCGCATGCAATCCGTCGAAGACTCGGTTAACCAGCTAACGGGCCACATGCTCGCTTTCGCGCAAAAGACGCGTCGCCAGCGGATTAACCAGCGTAACCGCGTGGAGCGCCTCAGCCCGTTGCTGGATTGGAAGAACCTCGGGATCGAGTATAGCAAGGCGCGGCAGCTGGCGCTGAGGAGAGCGTATCCGGACGCGTTTTACAGCTCGGAGGTGGATGGGGAGGGCGAGGAGGGATATGCGGATGGATTTGGCGAGGCGGATTACTTCGGGGGCGGGGTGGAGCGGATGAAGCCTGGGAGTATGCCGGCAAGTCCGCGGTTGAGAGGGATGGCGACGCCCGGGGATATGGGCACGTTGACTGAGGAG ATGCAAGGCTTGAATACGAGCGACTACCGCGGACATACCTGGCCGGGAACGCACGTTGACGAGGACGACTCGTATCCTTT CCCGCTAGTCATGAAAGTCCGCTCGCGCTCCGGATCGGTGATGAGCGGTGCGAGCACACCCGGTGGTGGAGCTTTCCGTAGCCTCAGCGAGGGTGATCTGAAAAAGGCGGACGCGGCGCTCAGCCAGGTCAACGGGCACACGAACGGCCACGGCAAGTAA